In Salisediminibacterium beveridgei, one DNA window encodes the following:
- a CDS encoding serine hydrolase domain-containing protein, which produces MMVESVQAFLRKEMSVKHAPGACLQVSCNGEIVLSEVFGNKTVFPRTSPMKKNTVFDLASLTKVVATMPALMRLLDAGELTLDDPVSHFLPAFAQQNKASVTVKHLLTHTSGLPAHRPYHTYDDLLSTEMIIAEICAEPLQCQPGSRVIYSDLGFMLLYKIVELITEEPFEHFVKREIFERLNMRETAFNPSFAIDRYASTAYCEKLNDYKRGVVHDENAELMLGISGHAGLFSTLHDVQNYTSMIENHGVFNGERILSKAAVDLSKLNFTPFDSQHRGLGWMLKSQSSASCGDLFSDQSYGHTGFTGTSIWFDPTLNVHVIFLTNRVHTGDSSSFFRLRARLHNFIRSHF; this is translated from the coding sequence ATGATGGTTGAATCCGTTCAAGCATTTCTGCGTAAAGAAATGTCAGTTAAGCATGCGCCCGGAGCCTGTCTGCAGGTCTCCTGTAACGGAGAAATCGTATTAAGCGAAGTCTTCGGCAATAAAACGGTGTTTCCAAGGACGTCACCGATGAAAAAAAACACCGTCTTTGACCTGGCTTCACTAACAAAAGTTGTTGCGACAATGCCTGCGCTAATGAGACTGCTCGATGCTGGTGAACTGACACTCGACGATCCCGTGTCTCATTTCTTACCTGCATTCGCCCAACAGAACAAGGCATCCGTTACGGTAAAACATTTATTGACTCATACTTCCGGATTGCCGGCACACCGGCCATATCATACATATGACGACCTTTTATCAACAGAGATGATCATTGCTGAAATCTGCGCTGAACCACTCCAATGCCAACCAGGAAGCAGAGTCATCTACAGTGATTTAGGGTTCATGCTCTTATACAAAATCGTTGAATTGATTACAGAAGAACCATTTGAGCATTTCGTGAAACGGGAAATCTTTGAGCGGCTGAACATGAGGGAGACGGCATTCAATCCTTCATTCGCTATCGATCGCTATGCTTCCACAGCCTATTGCGAAAAATTGAACGATTATAAACGGGGCGTTGTTCATGATGAGAATGCAGAATTAATGCTTGGTATCAGTGGCCATGCCGGCTTATTTTCCACGCTGCATGATGTGCAGAATTACACATCGATGATTGAAAATCATGGTGTTTTCAACGGTGAACGCATCCTCTCCAAAGCGGCAGTAGATCTTTCAAAATTAAATTTCACTCCTTTCGATTCGCAACATCGAGGCTTGGGCTGGATGTTAAAATCTCAATCCTCCGCCTCATGTGGTGATCTATTTTCTGATCAGTCCTACGGTCATACAGGTTTTACCGGAACGAGCATCTGGTTTGATCCAACCCTGAATGTCCATGTGATCTTCCTGACTAATCGTGTTCATACCGGGGATTCATCATCATTTTTCAGATTAAGAGCGAGGTTGCATAACTTCATTCGATCTCATTTTTGA
- a CDS encoding rhomboid family intramembrane serine protease, with the protein MNDMIEWVKEHPAMTVILGLHAFFFVLLYSDPAAGEMLLVHPDELFARPFTLFTVMFSTGAILHLILNGFLIVMFGGRLEKAVSKLTAVGIFLVTGFAASMSLLVYAPMMSWTGDTLALSSAAAFGVTAAYAALRPDEEVVRSKAQRWVIILLIMNVVVSLQDPDLAMMAPGHTVGIVTGWLIGYGLKQILPASEEPITES; encoded by the coding sequence ATGAATGATATGATCGAATGGGTGAAGGAGCATCCGGCGATGACCGTAATTTTGGGTCTGCACGCCTTCTTTTTTGTCCTGCTTTATTCCGATCCGGCAGCAGGGGAGATGCTGCTGGTGCATCCGGATGAGCTGTTTGCCCGTCCGTTTACGCTGTTCACGGTAATGTTCTCAACCGGGGCGATTCTGCACCTGATCTTAAACGGGTTTTTGATCGTGATGTTCGGGGGACGTTTGGAAAAAGCGGTCTCGAAGCTGACAGCTGTGGGGATCTTTCTGGTCACAGGCTTTGCGGCAAGCATGTCGCTTCTCGTCTATGCGCCAATGATGAGCTGGACAGGGGACACTCTTGCGTTATCTTCCGCGGCGGCGTTCGGTGTAACGGCCGCCTATGCGGCACTGCGGCCAGACGAAGAGGTTGTGCGTTCGAAAGCGCAGCGCTGGGTGATTATTCTGTTGATCATGAATGTCGTCGTCAGCCTGCAGGATCCGGATCTGGCCATGATGGCCCCGGGTCATACCGTCGGGATTGTCACCGGCTGGCTGATCGGTTACGGATTGAAACAGATCCTCCCGGCCAGTGAAGAACCAATAACGGAATCGTAA
- a CDS encoding dicarboxylate/amino acid:cation symporter, which translates to MKLIAKLLAGIIAGILIGLMNIDLVTQFFVTIKDIFGQFINFIIPFIILFFIVAGVSKLGKSSGRLVGATVGTAYLSTILAGVFAFFIAIAVIPFIQADQANVSEGSGLEGFFQLEIEPLMGVITALIMAFLFGIGIAKTNSPTLMNLFDEGKGIIDLVIAKVIIPFLPVYIAGIFVEMAAEGAVFDTLQVFGVVLLVAIITHWLWITIQFTVAGTVNGRNPFPLIKTMLPAYFTGLGTMSSAATIPVTLRQTKKNNVKEEVADFAVPLSATIHLSGSVITIVSCAVAVMAVMDSYTIPTFGEMLPVIAMLGIIMIAAPGVPGGAIMAALGVLTTMLGFNEAAIGLMIALYMAQDSFGTATNVTGDGAISLIVNRYAKKADTSAPESAE; encoded by the coding sequence ATGAAATTAATCGCGAAATTACTTGCCGGTATCATCGCCGGTATTCTCATCGGTCTGATGAACATCGATTTGGTCACCCAGTTCTTCGTCACCATCAAAGACATCTTCGGCCAGTTCATCAACTTCATCATTCCATTTATCATTTTGTTCTTTATCGTTGCCGGCGTCTCGAAGCTCGGCAAAAGTTCCGGCCGCCTCGTCGGTGCCACCGTCGGAACCGCCTATCTGTCGACGATCCTTGCCGGGGTCTTCGCCTTCTTCATCGCCATTGCCGTCATCCCGTTTATTCAGGCGGATCAGGCGAACGTGAGTGAAGGTTCCGGGCTTGAAGGCTTCTTCCAGCTGGAGATCGAACCGCTGATGGGGGTCATCACCGCGCTCATCATGGCGTTTCTCTTCGGGATCGGCATCGCCAAGACGAACAGCCCGACGCTCATGAACCTCTTTGATGAAGGCAAGGGGATCATTGATCTCGTCATCGCCAAAGTCATCATCCCGTTCTTACCCGTCTACATTGCCGGGATTTTCGTGGAGATGGCTGCGGAAGGTGCCGTATTTGATACCCTGCAGGTCTTCGGTGTCGTGCTGCTCGTTGCGATCATCACCCACTGGCTCTGGATCACGATCCAGTTTACCGTTGCCGGAACTGTGAATGGCCGCAACCCGTTCCCGCTGATCAAAACGATGCTGCCGGCCTACTTCACCGGTCTCGGGACCATGAGCAGTGCCGCGACGATTCCCGTCACTTTGAGGCAGACGAAGAAAAACAACGTCAAGGAAGAAGTGGCGGACTTCGCTGTGCCCCTGAGCGCGACGATCCACCTCTCCGGAAGTGTGATTACCATCGTCTCCTGCGCCGTTGCGGTCATGGCCGTCATGGACAGCTACACGATCCCGACCTTCGGGGAGATGCTGCCGGTGATCGCCATGCTCGGCATCATCATGATCGCTGCACCCGGCGTTCCGGGCGGAGCCATCATGGCCGCCCTCGGTGTGCTCACGACGATGCTCGGCTTCAATGAAGCGGCCATCGGTCTGATGATCGCCCTGTACATGGCTCAGGACAGCTTCGGCACCGCGACGAACGTCACCGGTGACGGCGCCATCAGCCTGATCGTCAACCGCTACGCAAAGAAAGCCGACACCTCCGCACCGGAATCCGCGGAGTAA